The following proteins are co-located in the Pseudomonas synxantha genome:
- a CDS encoding nuclear transport factor 2 family protein yields the protein MSMDRQAIERFLHGQVDCWNKGDKQGFFAHYRSVSPNGLSIEYVGRPVQDGWQVLEGMWAQQQPKIRVEVRQCIVNGSEAACHHLNAFRELEGGIETIELYRFEEGKLSVRYFIDL from the coding sequence ATGAGCATGGACAGACAAGCTATCGAGCGTTTCCTGCATGGACAGGTCGACTGTTGGAACAAGGGTGACAAGCAGGGATTTTTTGCCCACTACCGCAGCGTGTCGCCCAACGGCTTGAGCATCGAATACGTCGGCAGGCCAGTGCAGGATGGCTGGCAGGTATTGGAGGGCATGTGGGCGCAGCAGCAGCCCAAGATCCGTGTCGAGGTGCGCCAGTGCATCGTCAACGGTAGCGAGGCTGCCTGTCATCACCTCAACGCCTTCCGCGAGCTGGAAGGCGGTATCGAGACCATTGAGTTGTATCGGTTCGAAGAGGGCAAATTGTCGGTGCGTTACTTCATCGACCTGTAG
- a CDS encoding 2Fe-2S iron-sulfur cluster-binding protein — protein MPTLTFIEHNGTEHRVNGSIGQSVMQAATFASVPGIPADCGGACSCATCHAYVDEAWLAKVAQPESMETDMLEYAFERQDNSRLSCQLIISEDMDGMVLRLPSSQF, from the coding sequence ATGCCCACATTGACGTTTATTGAACACAACGGCACCGAACACCGGGTCAACGGCAGCATCGGCCAGTCGGTGATGCAGGCGGCGACCTTCGCTTCGGTGCCCGGCATCCCTGCCGATTGCGGGGGTGCGTGCAGTTGCGCCACCTGCCACGCCTATGTCGACGAGGCTTGGCTGGCCAAGGTGGCGCAACCGGAAAGCATGGAGACCGACATGCTCGAGTACGCCTTCGAGCGCCAGGACAACAGCCGCCTGAGCTGCCAGTTAATCATCAGCGAAGACATGGACGGCATGGTCTTGCGCCTGCCGTCGTCGCAATTCTGA
- a CDS encoding NAD(P)/FAD-dependent oxidoreductase codes for MTLASVVIVGAGQAGFQVAASLRQEGFEGRITLIGDEPGLPYQRPPLSKAYLLGKIQATNLLFRPEEFYATQRIELVHDQATAIDRLNRRVLLASGEAVGYDHLVLATGAHNRPLPVPGAELPQVFGIKTRADADALAPLAKAARNVVVIGAGFIGLEFAAVAAALGANVHVLELGERPMARAVSREMSELFRQAHEAWGVHFDFRQGLSSIEADNGNVCAVHTNDGRRLPADLVVFGIGVIANAQLATEAGLAIENGIKVDANLLTSDAQISALGDVASFPCLQNDEQHTRLESVQNAIDQARAVAARLMGKPAPYAALPWFWTDQGDLKLQIAGLSTGYDSTVVLGSAENRQLSVLCFRNERLVAVESCNRMGDHMAARKILARAPRLTAVEAAAEGFDLKTWEAANRD; via the coding sequence ATGACCCTCGCCTCTGTCGTTATCGTCGGTGCTGGCCAGGCCGGTTTTCAAGTTGCGGCGTCCCTGCGCCAGGAAGGCTTTGAAGGCCGTATCACGCTGATTGGCGATGAGCCCGGCCTGCCCTATCAACGCCCGCCGCTCTCGAAGGCCTACTTGCTGGGCAAGATCCAGGCAACCAACTTGCTGTTTCGCCCTGAAGAGTTCTACGCCACCCAACGCATTGAACTGGTGCATGACCAGGCAACGGCCATCGACCGCCTGAACCGCCGCGTACTGCTTGCGTCTGGAGAAGCCGTGGGCTACGACCACCTGGTGCTCGCCACTGGTGCTCACAACCGCCCGCTGCCGGTGCCTGGCGCAGAGCTGCCGCAGGTGTTCGGCATCAAGACCAGGGCCGACGCCGACGCCCTGGCGCCACTGGCCAAGGCGGCGCGCAACGTGGTGGTCATCGGCGCGGGGTTCATTGGCCTGGAATTCGCGGCCGTGGCCGCCGCCCTCGGCGCCAATGTACATGTGCTGGAGCTGGGTGAACGGCCGATGGCGCGGGCGGTCTCGCGGGAGATGTCCGAGCTGTTTCGCCAGGCCCATGAAGCCTGGGGCGTGCATTTCGACTTCCGCCAGGGCCTGAGCAGCATCGAAGCCGACAATGGCAACGTGTGCGCGGTGCACACCAACGACGGGCGCCGCTTGCCGGCGGACCTGGTGGTGTTCGGCATCGGCGTGATCGCCAATGCCCAGCTGGCGACCGAAGCCGGGCTGGCGATCGAGAACGGGATCAAGGTCGACGCCAATCTGCTCACCTCTGATGCGCAGATCTCTGCGCTGGGCGATGTCGCCAGCTTCCCGTGCCTGCAAAACGACGAACAGCACACCCGCCTGGAATCCGTGCAGAACGCCATTGATCAGGCGCGCGCCGTGGCAGCACGTTTGATGGGCAAGCCTGCACCTTACGCGGCCCTGCCTTGGTTCTGGACTGACCAGGGCGACCTCAAGCTGCAAATCGCCGGGCTTTCCACCGGTTACGACAGCACCGTAGTGCTGGGCTCTGCCGAAAACCGGCAACTGTCTGTGTTGTGCTTTCGCAATGAGCGGCTGGTGGCAGTGGAATCATGCAACCGCATGGGTGACCACATGGCCGCGCGCAAGATCCTGGCCCGTGCTCCCCGCTTGACGGCTGTCGAAGCCGCCGCCGAAGGCTTCGACTTGAAAACCTGGGAAGCGGCCAACCGCGACTGA
- a CDS encoding SDR family NAD(P)-dependent oxidoreductase gives MKYRDKVVLVTGGGRGMGRAIALAYAREGAKVVVSARTARYGEETVGQIQALGAQACLVGGDIADREAIKAMVQGAVDGFGQLDIVVHCAADTSHGLMAEMADDTFDHIVRSNIQSLFWLAKDSAPYLSKAVDKGRLIFISSGEANRKYTPRLIAYGASKAFMNAFARGLAVEFGALGILVNVVEPGLIGTDHMLETLGNELPHQLAAHFPVSRLGESADIANAVLFLTSNEASYITGTSLLVDGGATMIALPKVEDILKGH, from the coding sequence ATGAAATATCGCGACAAAGTAGTGCTGGTCACCGGTGGCGGACGCGGCATGGGCCGTGCAATCGCACTGGCGTATGCCCGCGAGGGCGCCAAGGTGGTCGTATCGGCGCGCACCGCGCGTTATGGCGAAGAAACCGTCGGGCAAATCCAGGCCCTGGGTGCACAAGCCTGCCTGGTCGGCGGTGACATCGCCGACCGTGAAGCGATCAAGGCCATGGTGCAAGGCGCTGTCGACGGCTTTGGCCAACTGGACATCGTCGTGCATTGCGCCGCCGACACCAGCCACGGGCTGATGGCCGAGATGGCCGATGACACCTTCGATCACATCGTACGCAGCAATATCCAGTCGTTGTTCTGGCTGGCCAAAGACAGTGCGCCGTACCTGTCCAAGGCAGTCGACAAGGGCCGGCTGATCTTTATTTCGTCCGGCGAAGCCAACCGCAAATACACCCCCCGCCTGATTGCCTACGGCGCGAGCAAGGCGTTCATGAATGCCTTTGCCCGTGGCCTGGCGGTGGAGTTTGGCGCGCTGGGCATCCTGGTCAATGTGGTCGAGCCGGGCCTGATTGGCACTGACCATATGCTGGAAACCCTGGGCAACGAATTGCCGCATCAACTGGCCGCGCATTTTCCGGTAAGCCGCCTGGGTGAGTCCGCCGACATTGCCAACGCCGTGCTGTTCCTCACCTCCAACGAAGCCTCCTATATCACCGGCACGTCGCTGCTGGTGGACGGTGGTGCCACGATGATCGCACTGCCCAAGGTCGAAGACATCCTCAAGGGCCACTAA
- a CDS encoding oxidoreductase, whose protein sequence is MNKTWFITGAARGLGAAIARAALDAGDNVVVSGRRLEVLQGVFAPYGERVLAVELDVSDEAQALAAVDAAVAQFGRIDVLVNNAGYGQLAPFEENLAAEAQQQFATNVFGVFNVCRAVLPVMRRQRSGRVFNLSSMGGLLGMGGAALYCASKFAVEGFSESLAQEVAGFGIKVTLVEPGVFRTDFLDPSSAVFGSRGLADYEVFTAKVKGASAAYNHQQTGNPAKLGAALVGLANHEQPPLRYLAGSDAYQQVSTKLTDMLTHIEQWRELSFSTDGV, encoded by the coding sequence ATGAACAAAACCTGGTTTATCACCGGCGCGGCACGTGGCCTTGGCGCGGCCATCGCCCGCGCCGCCCTGGATGCGGGCGACAACGTAGTGGTCAGCGGTCGACGCCTTGAGGTCTTGCAAGGCGTCTTCGCCCCCTACGGCGAGCGCGTCCTGGCGGTGGAGTTGGACGTGAGCGACGAAGCCCAGGCACTGGCGGCGGTCGATGCCGCGGTGGCGCAGTTTGGCCGCATCGATGTGCTGGTCAATAACGCCGGTTATGGCCAACTGGCGCCCTTCGAAGAAAACCTCGCCGCCGAAGCCCAACAACAGTTCGCCACCAATGTGTTCGGGGTGTTCAATGTGTGCCGCGCCGTGCTGCCGGTCATGCGCCGCCAACGCAGTGGCCGCGTGTTCAACCTGTCGTCGATGGGAGGCCTGCTGGGCATGGGCGGCGCAGCGCTGTACTGCGCGTCGAAGTTTGCGGTGGAAGGCTTTTCCGAATCCCTGGCCCAGGAGGTCGCGGGGTTCGGCATCAAGGTCACGCTGGTTGAGCCGGGGGTGTTTCGCACCGACTTCCTCGACCCAAGCTCGGCAGTGTTTGGCAGCCGCGGCCTGGCGGACTACGAGGTGTTCACCGCCAAGGTCAAGGGCGCCTCGGCCGCCTACAACCATCAGCAGACCGGCAACCCAGCCAAACTGGGCGCGGCTCTTGTAGGCCTGGCCAACCATGAACAGCCGCCCCTGCGTTATCTGGCGGGTTCGGATGCGTACCAGCAAGTCAGCACCAAGCTGACCGACATGCTCACGCACATTGAACAATGGCGCGAGCTGTCGTTTTCGACCGACGGGGTATGA
- a CDS encoding MFS transporter, whose protein sequence is MTTDTRTKTAPRQGSDFSEFKRGWRVVLLGLFGICTSITAALLYAFGTLVIPLEQAFGWSRGDLQASITFLFAGVAISTQVVGWLYRRYGLRRVAIVSIVLQIVGYFAITQIQGSIGWLYLAFFAMPIVCAGTIAITWTQLVNLWFERNRGLALAIILCGTGLMAMVLPPLLSRLIAAYGWQAGFFALGAMPLLFTLPLALWWLRLPTDFSRPATGSHSAEQGKPLELSGMSFRQALRSGMYWGFNVALILSVSLTVGMVTNMVPMLQSKGLSPQEAAQVFSTFGISIIAGRLLVGYLLDRYSPSMVAAVSLVLPALGCAIFYFSGGQSLPLLVLATLCIGASAGAEFDLAAFLMARYFGLKDYARIFGLHLCLITIVSGLVPILFGHLYDVYGSYSAVLVCCFCCAIIGPTILLCLKMEPAFLARRYAWQQQQPA, encoded by the coding sequence ATGACGACTGATACACGCACCAAAACTGCGCCTCGGCAGGGCAGTGATTTTTCCGAATTCAAGCGCGGCTGGCGCGTGGTCCTGCTCGGACTGTTCGGCATCTGCACCAGTATTACTGCGGCATTGCTGTATGCCTTCGGCACCCTGGTGATTCCGCTGGAACAAGCGTTTGGCTGGAGCCGCGGCGACTTGCAAGCGTCGATCACGTTCCTCTTCGCGGGCGTGGCGATTTCCACCCAGGTCGTCGGTTGGTTGTATCGGCGTTATGGCCTGCGTCGCGTGGCAATTGTTTCGATTGTGCTGCAGATCGTCGGCTATTTCGCAATCACCCAGATCCAGGGTTCGATTGGCTGGCTGTACCTGGCGTTCTTTGCCATGCCGATCGTCTGTGCCGGCACCATCGCCATTACCTGGACCCAATTGGTCAACCTGTGGTTCGAGCGCAACCGTGGCCTGGCGCTGGCGATTATCTTGTGCGGCACCGGGTTGATGGCCATGGTGCTGCCGCCGTTGTTGTCTCGGCTGATTGCGGCCTATGGCTGGCAGGCCGGGTTCTTCGCCCTGGGTGCGATGCCATTGCTGTTCACATTGCCGTTGGCGCTGTGGTGGTTGCGCCTGCCGACTGACTTTTCAAGGCCTGCCACCGGCAGCCATTCGGCCGAGCAGGGCAAACCGCTGGAGCTGTCCGGCATGAGTTTCCGGCAAGCCTTGCGCAGCGGCATGTACTGGGGCTTCAACGTGGCGCTGATCCTGTCGGTGTCGTTGACCGTCGGCATGGTCACCAACATGGTGCCGATGTTGCAAAGCAAAGGGCTCAGCCCGCAGGAGGCGGCCCAGGTATTCAGTACCTTCGGTATCTCGATCATCGCCGGGCGCCTGTTGGTGGGCTACTTGCTGGACCGTTATTCGCCGTCGATGGTGGCGGCGGTCAGCCTGGTGCTGCCGGCGCTGGGCTGCGCAATTTTCTATTTCAGCGGCGGGCAAAGCCTGCCGTTGCTGGTGCTTGCCACCCTGTGCATCGGCGCGAGTGCCGGGGCCGAGTTTGATCTGGCGGCGTTCCTGATGGCGCGTTATTTCGGGCTCAAGGATTACGCACGGATCTTCGGCCTGCACCTGTGCCTGATCACCATCGTGTCCGGGCTGGTGCCGATCTTGTTCGGGCATCTCTACGACGTGTACGGCAGCTATTCAGCCGTGTTGGTGTGCTGTTTCTGCTGCGCGATCATCGGCCCGACCATCCTGCTGTGCCTGAAGATGGAACCGGCATTCCTGGCGCGCCGGTATGCCTGGCAACAGCAGCAACCCGCCTGA